Proteins encoded by one window of Companilactobacillus ginsenosidimutans:
- the rpiA gene encoding ribose-5-phosphate isomerase RpiA yields the protein MNQDELKKAVGVKSVDFIQSNSVVGLGTGSTVYFMIEELGRRYQAGEIKNIVGVSTSSRSQKQAEGLGIPMKDLNEVDHIDLTIDGADQIDKNFQGIKGGGAAHLLEKMVATNSHKNIWIVDQSKMADQLGSFPLPIEVIPFGCQKTFDDLAKENLKPEFRLDENGDRVLTHNKNYIIDLKNGVIEHPHILADWLDHQVGIVAHGLFLDIVNTVVVGYDDGPKVIDNIR from the coding sequence GTGAATCAAGACGAACTTAAAAAAGCAGTCGGGGTAAAATCCGTAGATTTCATTCAAAGTAATTCAGTTGTAGGTTTAGGAACCGGTTCAACGGTATATTTTATGATAGAAGAACTTGGTAGGAGATATCAAGCTGGCGAGATCAAGAATATCGTTGGTGTTTCAACTTCATCACGTTCACAAAAACAAGCTGAGGGGCTCGGCATTCCTATGAAGGATTTGAACGAAGTCGACCATATTGATTTGACCATCGATGGTGCTGATCAAATTGACAAGAACTTCCAAGGAATCAAAGGTGGCGGTGCTGCCCATTTACTTGAAAAAATGGTTGCCACAAATTCTCACAAAAACATTTGGATTGTCGATCAATCTAAGATGGCGGACCAACTTGGTAGCTTCCCACTTCCTATTGAAGTAATTCCATTCGGTTGCCAAAAAACTTTTGATGACTTAGCCAAAGAAAACTTGAAGCCTGAATTTAGATTAGATGAAAATGGTGACCGAGTTTTGACACACAACAAGAACTACATTATTGACCTTAAAAATGGTGTAATCGAACATCCCCACATTTTGGCTGATTGGTTAGATCACCAAGTTGGAATTGTTGCACACGGACTATTTCTTGATATAGTAAATACTGTAGTTGTTGGTTATGATGACGGCCCAAAAGTCATCGACAACATTAGATAA
- a CDS encoding GNAT family N-acetyltransferase encodes MEMRHGENRFYLFDTDTHKEVGEIVYSKVEDNIISIDHTRVDETFQGHGFAGRLLNSMLDYADLNNLKIVPVCEYAKVAFKKRPEIRFLLADNYQELLKKLDKEEQK; translated from the coding sequence ATGGAGATGAGACACGGTGAAAACCGTTTTTACCTTTTTGACACAGATACACACAAAGAAGTTGGCGAAATTGTGTATTCCAAAGTTGAAGATAACATTATTTCAATTGACCACACACGAGTTGATGAAACTTTTCAAGGTCATGGATTTGCTGGCAGGTTACTGAATTCAATGTTGGACTATGCTGATTTGAATAATTTGAAAATTGTTCCAGTCTGTGAATATGCCAAGGTTGCGTTCAAAAAACGCCCAGAAATCAGATTTTTGTTAGCTGATAATTATCAAGAACTACTTAAAAAACTCGACAAGGAGGAACAAAAATAG
- a CDS encoding dUTP diphosphatase, with amino-acid sequence MSKQRGFEIVEKYQDKNINLPVRQTKKAAGYDIESAEDFVVPSIWKFGVLNVIKFLLTKGKMDDAKVEEVQKAIKPVLVPTGVKAYMQDDEVLIIASRSSNPLKRGLSIPNGIGVVDADYYNNDGNEGELFIQLINFFPKDFHIKKGDRLAQGIFIKYLTTDDDIGGLKERQGGFGSSGVK; translated from the coding sequence TTGTCAAAACAACGTGGATTTGAAATTGTTGAGAAATATCAAGATAAAAACATTAATTTACCAGTCAGACAAACCAAGAAAGCTGCCGGATACGATATTGAGAGTGCCGAAGATTTTGTTGTTCCTTCTATTTGGAAATTTGGAGTTCTAAATGTTATCAAGTTTTTACTTACAAAGGGTAAAATGGATGACGCAAAAGTCGAAGAAGTGCAAAAAGCAATTAAACCAGTTTTAGTACCAACTGGGGTTAAAGCATATATGCAAGATGATGAAGTTTTGATTATTGCCAGCCGTTCAAGTAATCCATTGAAACGTGGTTTGTCGATTCCAAACGGGATTGGTGTGGTTGATGCTGACTACTATAACAATGACGGTAATGAGGGAGAATTATTTATTCAATTGATCAACTTTTTCCCAAAAGACTTTCATATTAAAAAGGGTGATCGACTCGCCCAAGGAATATTTATTAAGTATTTAACAACTGACGATGATATTGGTGGTCTTAAAGAACGCCAAGGCGGTTTTGGCTCATCTGGTGTTAAGTAG